One Actinoplanes missouriensis 431 DNA segment encodes these proteins:
- a CDS encoding succinic semialdehyde dehydrogenase: MSPVSAHRPAWLTDARLASLRRWVRTDRLGTITALSPFDALPTAPVPECSPDDVEAAAARARAAQPAWAALSFEARAAVILRFHDLLVERQDEVLDLIQWEVGKARLHAWQELLLLGTVARHYARHGRSYLKDRAVRPPVPVVTRVTEVRVPKGVVGVISPWNYPLYLGVADLIPALLAGNTVVSKADPQTPLTLLWARARMAEAGLPEDVWQVVAGDGPSLGEAVVDAADYVCFTGSTATGRIVAERAARRLIGVSLELGGKNPLIVRADADLDLAARGTVDAAFANSGQMCIHIERVIIHRKVYDAFTEALLAATSAQRLGQGLGFGYDVGPLASRAQLEKVSGHVADAVAKGATVLAGGRARPDIGPYAYQPTVLDGVTGDMDLCLGETFGPVVALHRVDGDDEAVAAANLGRQGLSASIFTADTAAAQALARRIRSGAVNVNDGAGLAIATVEAPMGGRGESGLGRRHGAEGIRRFTDAQTVAVSRLGPLGPPPGRPVESFVALGTKQLKLLRRLGIR; the protein is encoded by the coding sequence ATGAGCCCGGTCAGCGCCCACCGTCCGGCCTGGCTCACCGACGCCCGGCTCGCTTCGCTTCGCCGATGGGTCAGAACCGACCGATTGGGTACGATCACCGCCCTCTCCCCCTTCGACGCCCTCCCCACCGCGCCGGTGCCGGAGTGCTCCCCGGACGACGTCGAGGCCGCCGCCGCCCGTGCCCGGGCGGCGCAACCCGCCTGGGCGGCGCTCTCCTTCGAGGCCCGCGCCGCGGTGATACTGCGGTTCCACGATCTGCTCGTCGAGCGGCAGGACGAGGTCCTCGACCTGATCCAGTGGGAGGTCGGCAAGGCCCGCCTGCACGCCTGGCAGGAGCTGCTGCTGCTCGGCACGGTGGCCCGCCACTACGCCCGGCACGGGCGGTCCTATCTGAAGGACCGCGCGGTGCGCCCGCCGGTCCCGGTGGTCACCCGGGTCACCGAGGTCCGCGTCCCGAAGGGCGTCGTCGGCGTCATCTCCCCCTGGAACTACCCGCTCTACCTCGGCGTCGCCGACCTGATCCCGGCCCTGCTGGCCGGCAACACCGTGGTCAGCAAGGCGGACCCGCAGACGCCGCTGACCCTGCTCTGGGCCCGCGCCCGGATGGCCGAGGCGGGCCTGCCGGAGGACGTGTGGCAGGTGGTCGCCGGTGACGGGCCGTCGCTCGGCGAGGCGGTCGTCGACGCCGCCGACTACGTCTGCTTCACCGGCTCCACCGCCACCGGCCGGATCGTCGCCGAACGCGCGGCCCGCCGCCTGATCGGCGTCTCGCTGGAGCTCGGCGGGAAGAACCCGCTGATCGTCCGCGCCGACGCCGACCTGGACCTGGCCGCCCGCGGCACGGTCGACGCGGCGTTCGCCAACAGCGGCCAGATGTGCATCCACATCGAGCGGGTGATCATCCATCGGAAGGTCTACGACGCGTTCACCGAGGCGCTGCTGGCCGCCACCAGCGCGCAGCGGCTCGGGCAGGGCCTCGGGTTCGGCTACGACGTCGGCCCGCTGGCGAGCCGGGCCCAGCTGGAGAAGGTCAGCGGGCACGTGGCGGACGCGGTCGCCAAGGGCGCCACCGTGCTGGCCGGCGGCCGCGCCCGCCCCGACATCGGCCCGTACGCCTACCAGCCGACCGTCCTCGACGGCGTCACCGGCGACATGGACCTCTGCCTCGGCGAGACGTTCGGGCCGGTCGTCGCCCTGCACCGGGTGGACGGCGACGACGAGGCGGTCGCCGCCGCCAACCTGGGCCGGCAGGGCCTGTCCGCCAGCATCTTCACCGCCGACACCGCCGCCGCGCAGGCGTTGGCCCGGCGGATCCGGTCCGGCGCGGTGAACGTCAACGACGGCGCCGGCCTGGCGATCGCCACCGTGGAGGCGCCGATGGGCGGGCGCGGGGAGAGCGGCCTGGGCCGCCGGCACGGCGCCGAGGGCATCCGCCGGTTCACCGACGCGCAGACCGTGGCGGTCTCCCGGCTCGGCCCGCTGGGTCCCCCGCCGGGCCGGCCGGTGGAGTCGTTCGTGGCGCTCGGCACCAAGCAACTGAAGCTGCTGCGGAGGTTGGGCATCCGATAG
- a CDS encoding MFS transporter, whose protein sequence is MADTDRSASAMRTGQAPPRAGLVLTALIVVAGVANLNLSVANVALPSIGRAFDSSQTSLDLIAVGYSLGLAASVLYLGALGDRYGRKLMLLLGMSLSVPACLLAAYAPSDTVLFLARLLGGFSAGLAYPTTLALITALWSGAGRTRSIALWSAIGGGIAALGPLVAGALLQNFWWGSVFLITLPLVVIALLLAWFLVPSGVNETTDPVDNLGGVLSVVLVGSLILAINFAPVPNEGALTLGLVAIALAALIGFVLRQRVARNPLYDLHVARRRVFWVAACAGVIVFGSLMGSAFVSQQYLQNVLAYSTLEAGAAFLPAVVLMVLVAPRSAQLVETRGARFTLLCGYGSLLLAFGWMLVFWQEGSPYWQIGLAYAFIGVGVGLAGTPASHSLTGSVPVRRAGMASGTADLQRDLGGAILQSVFGALLTAGYASAFAATLASTPDAETMSSDMRNVLTKSFSSAADAAQQYPQYAGQITAAAKGSFLDGADWAYTAGILAIVAGATLVFFLFPRKEEEQRLLADYHAEDNG, encoded by the coding sequence GTGGCGGACACCGACCGCAGTGCGAGCGCGATGAGGACCGGTCAGGCTCCACCGCGAGCCGGCCTGGTGCTCACCGCGCTGATCGTGGTCGCCGGGGTGGCCAATCTGAACCTGTCGGTGGCGAATGTGGCCCTGCCGTCGATCGGGCGGGCGTTCGACTCGTCGCAGACCTCCCTCGACCTGATCGCGGTGGGCTATTCGCTGGGCCTGGCCGCGTCGGTGCTCTACCTGGGCGCGCTCGGTGACCGGTACGGCCGCAAGCTGATGCTGCTGCTCGGCATGAGCTTGTCCGTGCCGGCCTGCCTGCTCGCCGCCTACGCGCCGAGTGACACGGTGCTGTTCCTGGCCCGGCTGCTGGGCGGCTTCTCGGCGGGCCTGGCGTATCCGACCACGCTGGCACTGATCACCGCCTTGTGGTCGGGCGCAGGCCGTACCAGATCGATTGCTCTGTGGTCGGCGATCGGGGGCGGCATCGCCGCGCTGGGGCCGCTGGTCGCCGGCGCGCTGCTGCAGAACTTCTGGTGGGGGTCGGTCTTCCTGATCACCCTGCCGCTCGTGGTGATCGCGCTGCTGCTCGCCTGGTTCCTGGTGCCGAGCGGGGTGAACGAGACCACCGACCCGGTCGACAACCTGGGCGGCGTGCTGTCGGTGGTGCTGGTCGGCTCGCTGATCCTGGCGATCAACTTTGCGCCGGTGCCGAACGAGGGCGCGCTGACGCTCGGCCTGGTCGCGATCGCGCTGGCCGCGCTGATCGGGTTCGTGCTGCGCCAGCGGGTGGCCCGTAACCCGCTCTACGACCTGCACGTGGCGCGCCGCCGGGTCTTCTGGGTGGCCGCCTGCGCCGGTGTGATCGTGTTCGGGTCGCTGATGGGGTCGGCGTTCGTCAGCCAGCAGTACCTGCAGAACGTGCTTGCCTACTCGACCTTGGAGGCGGGCGCCGCGTTCCTGCCGGCGGTGGTGCTCATGGTGCTGGTGGCGCCGCGCTCCGCGCAGCTCGTGGAGACCCGCGGGGCCCGGTTCACCCTTCTTTGTGGGTACGGGTCTCTGCTGCTCGCTTTCGGCTGGATGCTCGTGTTCTGGCAGGAGGGCAGCCCGTACTGGCAGATCGGCCTGGCTTACGCCTTCATCGGGGTCGGTGTCGGGCTGGCCGGCACCCCGGCGTCGCATTCGCTCACCGGCTCGGTGCCGGTGCGCCGGGCCGGCATGGCCTCCGGCACCGCCGACCTGCAGCGTGACCTCGGCGGGGCGATCCTGCAGTCGGTGTTCGGCGCGCTGCTGACCGCGGGGTACGCGTCCGCGTTCGCCGCCACGCTGGCCTCCACACCGGACGCCGAGACGATGAGCAGCGACATGCGCAACGTGCTCACCAAGTCGTTCTCCAGCGCCGCCGACGCCGCCCAGCAGTACCCGCAGTACGCCGGCCAGATCACCGCGGCCGCGAAGGGGTCGTTCCTGGACGGCGCCGACTGGGCGTACACGGCCGGCATCCTCGCAATCGTGGCCGGCGCGACCCTGGTGTTCTTCCTGTTCCCGCGCAAGGAGGAGGAGCAGCGGCTCCTTGCGGATTACCACGCCGAGGACAACGGATAG
- a CDS encoding acyl-CoA dehydrogenase family protein has protein sequence MDFDDTPDEAAWRASVRAYLERCGPPGDPRAWQAALYDAGFVGVTWPESAGGRGGTPMQQAIVDQEMSRLGLPALINLIGIGMCGPTVIMHGSEEQKQRYLKRLLRADDLWCQLFSEPAAGSDLAALRTRAVRGDDGDWRVSGQKVWTTLAHLADYGILLTRTDPDVPKHRGLTMFVVDLKAPGVTVRPLRQMNGEAHFNEVFFDDVPIPDAERLGEVGDGWTVALTTLMNERLSLGGGGTAIGPKSETVARHVAARIGALGADRQALARQELGRGYVAALGARYTGYRQLSKLSRGELPGPEASAGKLSGTRSARDLADLAVRVLGGDARVATTPDGDGVWQNAQAVMPGMAIAGGSDQVLRNIIGERVLGLPAEPRADKGLTFRESLR, from the coding sequence ATGGATTTCGACGACACCCCGGACGAGGCTGCCTGGCGCGCTTCGGTCCGCGCCTACCTGGAACGCTGCGGCCCGCCCGGCGATCCCCGGGCCTGGCAGGCCGCCCTCTACGACGCCGGATTCGTCGGGGTCACCTGGCCGGAGTCCGCCGGCGGCCGGGGCGGCACCCCGATGCAGCAGGCGATCGTCGACCAGGAGATGTCCCGGCTCGGCCTGCCCGCCCTGATCAACCTGATCGGCATCGGCATGTGCGGCCCGACCGTGATCATGCACGGCAGCGAGGAGCAGAAGCAGCGCTACCTCAAGCGGCTGCTGCGCGCCGACGACCTGTGGTGCCAGCTGTTCAGCGAGCCGGCCGCCGGCAGCGACCTGGCCGCGCTGCGCACCCGGGCGGTACGCGGCGACGACGGCGACTGGCGGGTCAGCGGGCAGAAGGTGTGGACGACGCTCGCGCACCTGGCCGACTACGGGATCCTGCTCACCCGTACCGATCCGGATGTGCCCAAGCACCGCGGCCTGACGATGTTCGTGGTCGATCTGAAGGCGCCCGGCGTCACGGTCCGTCCGCTGCGGCAGATGAACGGCGAGGCGCACTTCAACGAGGTGTTCTTCGACGACGTGCCGATCCCGGACGCGGAACGGCTCGGCGAGGTCGGTGACGGCTGGACCGTCGCGCTGACCACGCTGATGAACGAGCGGCTCTCGCTCGGTGGCGGCGGCACCGCGATCGGCCCGAAATCCGAGACGGTGGCCCGGCACGTCGCCGCGCGGATCGGCGCGCTCGGCGCCGACCGGCAGGCCCTGGCCCGGCAGGAGCTGGGACGCGGGTACGTCGCCGCGCTCGGCGCCCGCTACACCGGCTATCGGCAGCTGTCGAAACTCAGCCGGGGCGAGCTGCCCGGGCCGGAGGCGTCGGCGGGCAAGCTGAGCGGCACCCGGTCGGCACGGGACCTGGCCGACCTCGCGGTGCGGGTGCTCGGCGGCGACGCCCGGGTGGCGACCACCCCCGACGGCGACGGCGTGTGGCAGAACGCGCAGGCGGTGATGCCCGGCATGGCCATCGCGGGCGGCAGCGACCAAGTGCTGCGCAACATCATCGGCGAGCGGGTCCTCGGGCTGCCCGCCGAACCTCGTGCCGACAAGGGACTCACGTTCCGGGAGAGCCTGCGATGA
- a CDS encoding class I adenylate-forming enzyme family protein: MTGHHLAVLAEQSFERHGDYEYLFFEGRWVTSGEIHERSARVAGGLRARGVRPGDRVVVLTMNAPEVFISYRAIWRAGAVVTPVIFLQSVPELRHILTDSGATAAIISPELADLFRNAAEGLGVTAYTIGSSFSELESAEPSAIVPREDDDLAALLYTGGTTGRAKGVMLSHRGLWECGRGLDQVNRTMDVTRSLLALPLSHAYGLIVSIAGLHSDRRHVSVMQRWFDPAGWLRLVAEHRVESAPVVPTMLAMLLAQPLGEHDLSSLRAFGSGGATLPPPVRAAAEKAFGVTVLEGYGCTESSAFVSAETVPEHRAGSVGKPLPHAEVAILDPDGKPVPTGEDGEICVRGPGVMLGYWNDPELTARTVRDGWLHTGDVGRFDADGFLYVVDRLKDLIIRGGFNVFPRDVEDVLLEHPAVQIAACVGRPDPSSGEEVVAVVQLAPGQQVSGPELVEFAKERMAKYKYPREVIVLDSVPLTSVGKINRKAVRAMVKPS; encoded by the coding sequence ATGACCGGGCATCATCTCGCCGTCCTCGCCGAGCAGTCCTTCGAACGCCACGGCGACTACGAGTACCTGTTCTTCGAAGGCCGGTGGGTGACCTCCGGGGAGATCCACGAGCGGTCGGCGCGGGTGGCCGGTGGTCTGCGGGCGCGCGGCGTCCGGCCCGGCGACCGGGTCGTCGTGCTGACCATGAACGCCCCCGAGGTGTTCATCTCCTACCGGGCGATCTGGCGGGCCGGCGCGGTGGTCACCCCGGTGATCTTCCTGCAGAGCGTGCCGGAGCTGCGGCACATCCTCACCGACTCGGGCGCCACGGCGGCGATCATCAGCCCGGAGCTGGCCGATCTCTTCCGGAACGCCGCGGAAGGGCTGGGGGTCACGGCGTACACGATCGGCTCCTCGTTCTCCGAGCTGGAGTCCGCCGAGCCGTCCGCGATCGTGCCGCGCGAGGACGACGACCTGGCGGCGCTGCTCTACACCGGCGGCACCACCGGGCGGGCCAAGGGCGTGATGCTCAGCCACCGCGGCCTGTGGGAGTGCGGGCGCGGCCTGGACCAGGTCAACCGGACCATGGACGTGACCCGGTCGCTGCTGGCGCTGCCGCTGTCGCACGCGTACGGCCTGATCGTCTCCATCGCCGGTCTGCACTCCGACCGCCGGCACGTCTCGGTGATGCAGCGCTGGTTCGACCCGGCCGGCTGGCTGCGGCTGGTCGCCGAGCACCGCGTCGAGTCCGCCCCGGTCGTCCCCACCATGCTGGCGATGCTGCTGGCCCAGCCGCTCGGCGAGCACGACCTGTCGTCGCTGCGCGCCTTCGGCTCGGGCGGCGCCACCCTGCCGCCGCCGGTCCGCGCCGCCGCCGAGAAGGCCTTCGGCGTGACCGTGCTGGAGGGGTACGGCTGCACCGAGTCCAGCGCGTTCGTCTCCGCCGAGACGGTTCCCGAGCACCGCGCCGGCAGCGTCGGCAAGCCACTCCCGCACGCCGAGGTGGCGATCCTCGACCCGGACGGCAAACCGGTGCCGACCGGCGAGGACGGCGAGATCTGCGTACGAGGGCCGGGGGTGATGCTGGGTTATTGGAACGACCCGGAGCTGACCGCGCGGACCGTGCGCGACGGATGGCTGCACACCGGGGACGTCGGCCGGTTCGACGCCGACGGATTCCTCTACGTGGTCGACCGGCTCAAGGACCTGATCATCCGGGGCGGCTTCAACGTGTTCCCCCGCGACGTCGAGGACGTGCTGCTGGAACACCCGGCCGTGCAGATCGCGGCGTGCGTGGGCCGCCCCGACCCGTCGAGCGGCGAGGAGGTCGTCGCCGTCGTCCAGCTGGCGCCCGGGCAGCAGGTGTCCGGGCCGGAGCTGGTCGAATTCGCCAAGGAGCGGATGGCGAAGTACAAGTACCCCCGCGAGGTGATCGTCCTGGATTCGGTGCCCCTCACCAGCGTCGGGAAGATCAACCGCAAGGCGGTACGGGCGATGGTGAAGCCGTCATGA
- a CDS encoding acyl-CoA dehydrogenase family protein, with the protein MNFDLDQEHRDLAAAAGEFLAAAGGPAVARAALDGGAPVRPGRAELVKSGYPAITVPESAGGGGGSVLHLAVVAEQAGRVLAGPSLVTYARAAVLLADHPDRLAGLADGSLAVAVADDDGPVLDAAGADTFLALRDGDLVCGPGTVTVRDPIDATRGLGDVALGETVVLARDAEQLWRRGERVGRTVLASEGLGAAARILEIGVEYAKERRTFGRPIGSYQAIKHMLVDVYVAVEQLRSLVWWAAWAADHAPGELPLAAAAAKAAAATTLDQAAEAVIQVHGGIGFTWEHDAHLYWRRAKVDRFLLGDDVAAFDEVARLAMEASS; encoded by the coding sequence ATGAACTTCGACCTCGATCAGGAGCACCGGGACCTGGCCGCCGCGGCGGGCGAGTTCCTGGCCGCGGCGGGTGGTCCGGCGGTGGCCCGTGCGGCGCTGGACGGCGGCGCACCGGTACGGCCGGGACGCGCGGAACTGGTGAAGAGCGGCTACCCGGCGATCACCGTCCCGGAGTCAGCCGGCGGGGGTGGCGGCAGCGTCCTGCATCTGGCCGTGGTGGCCGAGCAGGCCGGGCGGGTCCTCGCCGGGCCGTCCCTGGTGACCTACGCGCGGGCCGCCGTGCTGCTCGCCGATCATCCGGACCGGCTGGCCGGTCTCGCCGACGGCAGCCTGGCCGTGGCGGTCGCCGACGACGACGGGCCGGTCCTGGACGCGGCGGGCGCGGACACGTTCCTGGCGCTGCGCGACGGCGACCTGGTCTGCGGGCCGGGCACGGTCACCGTCCGGGACCCGATCGACGCGACCCGCGGACTCGGTGACGTCGCGCTCGGCGAGACCGTCGTGCTGGCCCGCGACGCCGAACAGTTGTGGCGTCGCGGGGAGCGCGTCGGCCGTACCGTGCTCGCCTCTGAGGGGTTGGGCGCCGCCGCACGGATCCTGGAGATCGGTGTGGAGTACGCGAAGGAGCGCCGGACGTTCGGGCGTCCGATCGGCTCCTATCAGGCGATCAAGCACATGCTCGTGGACGTCTACGTCGCGGTGGAGCAGCTGCGGTCGCTGGTCTGGTGGGCCGCCTGGGCCGCCGACCACGCGCCGGGCGAACTGCCGCTCGCCGCGGCCGCCGCCAAGGCCGCCGCGGCCACCACCCTCGACCAGGCGGCCGAGGCGGTGATCCAGGTGCACGGCGGCATCGGCTTCACCTGGGAGCACGACGCGCACCTGTACTGGCGGCGGGCCAAGGTGGACCGGTTCCTGCTCGGTGACGACGTGGCGGCGTTCGACGAGGTGGCACGACTGGCAATGGAGGCTTCGTCATGA
- a CDS encoding cytochrome P450 codes for MREPHQIATLRRADRGLPWVGGFFDYQRDPVRLYRRHYDNYGPVAPSYMLGRTSVMLLGPDACGEALQNRDKAFANEPAWSQLVGPFFHGGLMLIDFDVHHGHRRIMQEAFTPARLDGYTRRLHPAIEQGLRGWESGKRFPAHWRLKQLTLDIAADLFMGGARDTGPAEMARVNRAFLACVQAAAGIVRADVPFTRWGRAYRARRVLEGFLRGYLPAKRATRTDDIFSVLCHIETEDGDRFSDDDVINHMIFLMMAAHDTSTITTSTILQYLGQYPQWQERCRAEALALGPAPDRAGLESLTAIDLVMREALRLRAPVPVLVRYTVKDTTVQGVRIPAGTMCAVGIQFTHLMEEYWTNPMVFDPERFAEPRREDRSHRFAWEPFGGGVHKCIGLYFAGLEVKAIMHHLLRRYHWSVDPAYLPPLDHHSLPFPKDGQPIVLLENA; via the coding sequence ATGAGGGAACCACACCAGATCGCGACACTGCGCCGTGCCGATCGGGGGCTGCCCTGGGTCGGTGGGTTCTTCGACTACCAGCGTGATCCGGTGCGGCTCTATCGGCGGCACTACGACAACTACGGGCCGGTGGCGCCGTCCTACATGCTCGGCCGGACCTCGGTGATGCTGCTCGGCCCGGACGCCTGCGGCGAGGCGCTGCAGAACCGGGACAAGGCGTTCGCGAACGAGCCGGCCTGGTCGCAGCTGGTCGGGCCGTTCTTCCACGGCGGCCTGATGCTCATCGACTTCGACGTGCACCACGGTCATCGGCGGATCATGCAGGAGGCGTTCACGCCGGCCCGGCTGGACGGGTACACCCGGCGGCTGCACCCCGCGATCGAGCAGGGCCTGCGGGGCTGGGAGTCGGGCAAGCGGTTCCCGGCGCACTGGCGGCTCAAGCAGCTCACCCTCGACATCGCCGCGGACCTGTTCATGGGCGGTGCCCGGGACACCGGTCCGGCCGAGATGGCCCGGGTGAACCGGGCGTTCCTCGCCTGCGTGCAGGCGGCCGCCGGGATCGTCCGGGCCGACGTGCCGTTCACCCGCTGGGGCCGGGCCTACCGCGCGCGGCGGGTCCTCGAGGGTTTTCTGCGCGGGTACCTTCCGGCGAAACGGGCCACCCGCACCGACGACATCTTCTCGGTGCTCTGTCACATCGAGACCGAGGACGGCGACCGCTTCTCCGACGACGACGTCATCAACCACATGATCTTCCTGATGATGGCGGCGCACGACACGTCGACCATCACCACCTCCACGATCCTGCAGTACCTCGGCCAGTATCCACAGTGGCAGGAGCGCTGCCGGGCCGAGGCGCTCGCGCTGGGCCCGGCGCCGGACCGGGCCGGCCTGGAGTCGCTCACCGCGATCGACCTGGTCATGCGGGAGGCGCTGCGGCTGCGGGCGCCGGTGCCGGTCCTGGTCCGCTACACCGTCAAGGACACCACCGTGCAGGGCGTGCGGATCCCGGCGGGAACGATGTGCGCGGTCGGCATCCAGTTCACCCATCTGATGGAGGAGTACTGGACCAATCCGATGGTCTTCGACCCGGAACGGTTCGCCGAGCCCCGCCGGGAGGACCGTTCGCACCGGTTCGCCTGGGAGCCGTTCGGCGGGGGTGTGCACAAGTGCATCGGCCTGTACTTCGCCGGCCTGGAGGTCAAGGCGATCATGCATCACCTGCTGCGCCGCTATCACTGGAGCGTCGATCCGGCGTACCTGCCGCCGCTGGACCATCACTCGCTGCCGTTCCCGAAGGACGGCCAGCCGATCGTCCTGCTGGAGAACGCATGA
- a CDS encoding SDR family oxidoreductase, translating into MSRRISGMAVIVTGGARGIGRATAERLAGLGASVAIGDLDPDLAATVAAPFGDRVAAARLDVTDPSSWQEFLTETDHLGPWHALINNAGVMPLGSLLKEPDQITRTIMDVNVFGVINGTKAVAPGMVDRGRGHIVNVASAVGRLAVANAATYSASKFAVVGFSEAMRAELEPAGVDVTVVLPTVVKTELSTGVPAAKGVKPVTPEDVAEVIEAALRKPQAELWVPRWVQGPTKVTQALPRRVTRFLDKLSDTGSVLSRADTAARAEYEERARRSS; encoded by the coding sequence ATGAGCCGCAGGATCTCGGGAATGGCCGTGATCGTCACCGGTGGCGCGCGGGGCATCGGCCGGGCCACCGCCGAACGCCTGGCCGGCCTGGGCGCCTCGGTGGCGATCGGCGACCTGGACCCGGACCTGGCGGCCACCGTGGCCGCCCCGTTCGGCGACCGGGTGGCCGCGGCCCGGCTGGACGTCACCGACCCGTCGTCGTGGCAGGAGTTCCTGACCGAGACGGATCACCTGGGCCCGTGGCACGCGCTGATCAACAACGCCGGTGTCATGCCGCTCGGCTCGCTGCTCAAGGAACCCGACCAGATCACCCGGACCATCATGGACGTCAACGTGTTCGGCGTGATCAACGGGACGAAGGCGGTGGCGCCCGGCATGGTCGACCGCGGCCGGGGCCACATCGTCAACGTGGCCTCCGCGGTGGGCCGCCTCGCTGTTGCGAACGCGGCCACCTACTCGGCGTCGAAGTTCGCCGTCGTCGGGTTCAGCGAGGCGATGCGGGCCGAGCTGGAACCCGCCGGCGTCGACGTCACGGTCGTCCTGCCGACCGTGGTGAAGACCGAACTCTCCACCGGCGTCCCGGCCGCGAAAGGCGTCAAACCGGTCACCCCCGAGGACGTGGCCGAGGTGATCGAGGCGGCCCTGCGCAAGCCGCAGGCGGAGCTGTGGGTGCCGCGCTGGGTGCAGGGCCCGACGAAGGTCACCCAGGCCCTGCCCCGGCGGGTCACCCGGTTCCTCGACAAGCTGTCCGACACGGGGTCGGTGCTGAGCCGGGCCGACACGGCGGCCCGGGCGGAGTA
- a CDS encoding TetR/AcrR family transcriptional regulator has protein sequence MAVPSGFYRGVSAADRVAQRRARLLAAGLTVWADPRIRTTMTAVCAEAGLSERYFYESFTGLEALLEAVMDTIAAEIEETSRAAAEAAGDNPAARVRAAVRAFVDLLLADPRKGRVAIVESLAVPKLRQRRTELLRHLAHQSAVESRRVLGSPGHSVTEDEIGGMLFIGGMAELITAWLDGTLRASTDEIVEAASRALLGIYR, from the coding sequence ATGGCGGTCCCATCGGGCTTCTACCGGGGTGTCAGCGCCGCCGACCGGGTCGCGCAGCGCCGCGCCCGGCTGCTCGCGGCCGGCCTCACGGTCTGGGCCGATCCGCGGATCCGCACCACGATGACGGCCGTCTGCGCCGAGGCCGGCCTCAGCGAGCGCTACTTCTACGAGAGCTTCACCGGTCTCGAAGCGCTGCTCGAAGCGGTCATGGACACCATCGCGGCGGAGATCGAGGAGACCAGCCGGGCCGCGGCCGAGGCCGCGGGCGACAACCCGGCGGCGAGGGTACGGGCGGCGGTCCGCGCCTTCGTCGACCTGCTGCTCGCCGATCCCCGCAAAGGGCGGGTCGCCATCGTGGAGTCGCTCGCGGTGCCGAAACTGCGGCAGCGCCGGACGGAGTTGTTGCGTCACCTGGCCCACCAGTCGGCGGTCGAGTCGCGCCGGGTTCTCGGCTCGCCCGGGCACAGCGTCACCGAGGACGAGATCGGCGGCATGCTCTTCATCGGCGGGATGGCCGAACTCATCACCGCCTGGCTGGACGGCACCCTGCGGGCCTCCACCGACGAGATCGTCGAGGCCGCATCCCGAGCCCTGCTCGGCATCTACCGCTGA